One Oscillospiraceae bacterium genomic region harbors:
- the dnaG gene encoding DNA primase → MIPQEYIQEVVRRNDIEDIVGQYVQLRRRGRTLTGLCPFHNEKTPSFVVYPDTQSFYCFGCGAAGDVISFVRKYNNLGYVETVKQLASRAGMPLPEEDDKESRARQRLLEINRCAARYFYEQLNARTPEAALARRYWREKRGLSDAAIRRFGLGYAPEDFTGLLHYLRRLGFSEEELEHSGLVKRSAKGNLYDIFRHRVMVPIIDVRGAIIAFGGRVLDDSKPKYINSPETMVYKKSRTLFALNVAKKSPNKRYILCEGYMDVISMHEAGFDTAVCACGTALTPEQVKLLTEYADEVVLSYDSDEAGQKATARSLAMFTDADIKVRVLSYQGAKDPDEFIKKYGKERFAMLLDGSADPTEFQLKKAAANYDLRDSAGRLNYLKDAIDILARKGVTPTARDVYAGRLAEETGVGKKAILEQMNDVLRSTQRRDRRKEQRDLAGQGNAADIRVPYSAGGDAALGAASAGRQLIAALLQSPEKIPYVRQRLNMDAVVLPEMQEALRAIFRCADEQLPVNITSLQQMLDDKPMAEVNRAQAVNAGHPLQQEDIDMYLERLDNAKPISQTVKGTTDDQFLSAFSKLRKEKGAADPPQSD, encoded by the coding sequence ATGATCCCCCAGGAATACATCCAGGAAGTCGTTCGCCGCAACGATATTGAGGACATCGTAGGCCAATACGTCCAGCTCCGCCGCCGCGGGCGCACCCTCACCGGCCTTTGCCCGTTCCATAACGAAAAAACGCCTTCCTTCGTGGTTTACCCGGACACCCAGAGCTTTTACTGCTTCGGCTGCGGTGCGGCAGGGGACGTTATCAGCTTTGTGCGCAAGTACAATAACCTCGGCTATGTCGAGACCGTCAAACAGCTGGCCAGCCGTGCAGGCATGCCCCTGCCCGAGGAGGACGATAAGGAATCCCGCGCCCGGCAGCGCCTCTTAGAGATCAATCGCTGCGCCGCCCGCTACTTTTACGAGCAGCTCAACGCCCGCACGCCCGAAGCCGCCCTGGCCCGCCGCTACTGGCGGGAAAAGCGCGGCCTGTCCGACGCCGCCATCCGCCGCTTCGGTCTGGGCTACGCGCCCGAGGATTTCACAGGCCTGCTGCATTACCTGCGCCGCCTCGGCTTCTCCGAGGAAGAGCTGGAACACTCCGGCCTCGTCAAGCGCAGCGCCAAGGGCAATCTCTACGACATCTTCCGCCACCGCGTCATGGTGCCCATCATCGATGTGCGCGGGGCCATCATCGCCTTCGGCGGCCGTGTGCTGGACGACTCCAAACCCAAGTACATCAACAGCCCCGAGACGATGGTGTACAAAAAGTCCCGCACGCTGTTTGCCCTGAATGTAGCCAAAAAATCGCCAAATAAACGTTATATTTTGTGCGAGGGCTACATGGACGTCATCTCGATGCACGAGGCTGGGTTTGACACCGCCGTCTGCGCCTGCGGTACCGCCTTGACGCCCGAACAGGTCAAGCTGCTGACTGAATACGCCGACGAAGTGGTGCTGAGTTATGACTCCGACGAGGCGGGCCAGAAGGCCACCGCCCGCAGCCTGGCCATGTTCACCGACGCCGACATCAAGGTGCGGGTGCTGAGCTACCAGGGCGCTAAAGACCCGGACGAGTTCATTAAAAAATACGGCAAGGAGCGGTTCGCCATGCTGCTGGACGGCAGCGCTGACCCGACGGAGTTCCAGCTGAAAAAGGCTGCCGCCAACTATGACCTGCGGGATTCGGCCGGGCGGCTGAACTACCTCAAGGACGCCATCGACATCCTGGCCCGCAAGGGCGTTACCCCCACAGCGCGGGACGTCTACGCAGGCCGCCTGGCCGAGGAGACCGGCGTGGGTAAAAAGGCAATCTTGGAGCAGATGAACGATGTGCTGCGCAGCACCCAGCGCCGCGACCGCCGCAAAGAGCAGCGCGACCTGGCCGGGCAGGGCAATGCCGCCGACATCCGGGTACCCTACAGCGCCGGGGGAGATGCCGCTTTGGGTGCCGCCAGTGCCGGGCGGCAACTCATCGCCGCGCTGCTGCAAAGCCCCGAAAAGATCCCCTATGTGCGCCAGCGTTTGAACATGGACGCCGTGGTCCTGCCCGAAATGCAGGAGGCCCTGCGGGCTATTTTCCGCTGTGCGGACGAGCAGCTGCCGGTGAACATCACCAGCTTGCAGCAGATGCTGGACGATAAGCCGATGGCCGAAGTCAACCGCGCCCAGGCCGTCAACGCCGGGCACCCCCTCCAGCAGGAGGACATTGACATGTACCTGGAACGGCTGGACAACGCCAAGCCCATCAGTCAGACCGTCAAAGGCACTACCGACGACCAGTTTTTAAGCGCCTTCTCGAAACTCCGCAAGGAAAAGGGCGCGGCCGACCCGCCCCAATCTGATTGA
- the rpmE gene encoding 50S ribosomal protein L31: MKQGIHPNYVDCTITCACGNVIHTRDTKPEIHVEVCSKCHPFYTGKQKLVDTGGRVERFKRRFAKSGK; this comes from the coding sequence ATGAAGCAGGGCATCCATCCGAACTATGTGGACTGCACCATCACTTGCGCCTGCGGCAACGTGATCCACACCCGTGACACCAAGCCGGAGATCCACGTCGAAGTTTGCAGCAAGTGCCATCCGTTCTACACCGGCAAGCAGAAGCTGGTCGATACCGGTGGCCGCGTCGAGCGTTTCAAGCGCCGTTTTGCCAAGTCCGGCAAGTAA
- a CDS encoding YigZ family protein, producing MPDYKTLRGTSTFTYEEKRSRFIATAAFADTEEKALAVLNAVRAANRTARHNVYAYVLQNGRTRYSDDGEPAKTAGTPVLETIGHAGVSDVIVVVTRYFGGILLGTGGLVRAYTAAAGGALQNAELVSMRLVVDCRLRVPYAQFEQAQRIIAAAGAKPEEPVFDDAVTLLWRMPAGEEGPLCAKLTELTRGSAEVTVSAAMYAPF from the coding sequence ATGCCTGACTACAAGACCCTGCGGGGGACCTCGACCTTTACGTACGAGGAAAAGCGCAGCCGCTTTATCGCCACCGCCGCCTTTGCCGATACCGAGGAAAAGGCTCTGGCTGTGCTGAACGCCGTGCGCGCCGCCAACCGCACCGCGCGGCATAACGTCTACGCCTACGTGCTGCAAAACGGCCGCACCCGCTACTCCGACGACGGCGAACCCGCCAAGACGGCCGGCACCCCGGTGCTGGAGACCATCGGCCACGCGGGCGTGTCGGACGTGATCGTAGTCGTCACGCGGTATTTCGGCGGTATCCTGCTGGGCACCGGCGGCCTGGTGCGCGCCTACACGGCGGCGGCCGGCGGCGCACTGCAAAATGCAGAACTTGTCAGCATGCGGCTGGTGGTGGACTGCCGCCTGCGGGTGCCCTACGCCCAGTTCGAGCAGGCCCAGCGCATTATCGCTGCGGCCGGGGCCAAGCCGGAGGAGCCCGTGTTTGACGATGCCGTTACCCTGCTTTGGCGGATGCCTGCCGGGGAGGAAGGCCCCCTGTGTGCCAAGCTGACCGAACTGACCCGCGGCAGCGCCGAAGTCACCGTTTCGGCAGCGATGTACGCACCGTTTTGA
- a CDS encoding deoxyguanosinetriphosphate triphosphohydrolase produces MTIREETQAIERQTLSRYATLSQSTRGRCRPEDEDPIRPCYQRDRDRIIHCKAFRRLKQKTQVFLSPEGDHYRTRLTHTLEVAQIARTIARALRLNEDLTEAIALGHDLGHTPFGHAGERALNRLCPGGFTHYRQSLRVVDFLEKDGRGLNLTWEVRNGIVTHTTGAWARTPEGCVVRRADHIAFLNHDIEDAVTAGVLDPRQLPPEAVAVLGTTKSQRITTMITDLIEHSQNGRINFSPEVDAAYAVLKDFMYSTVYVDKEAKREEKKVDKLVAELYERLCEEPTLMPNFYLQIAYNEGVDRAVTDYISGMSDEFATRLFEDLFVPQKWTVL; encoded by the coding sequence ATGACCATCCGCGAAGAGACCCAGGCGATCGAGCGCCAGACCCTGAGCCGCTACGCCACCCTGAGCCAATCCACCCGGGGCCGCTGCCGCCCGGAGGACGAGGACCCCATCCGCCCGTGCTACCAGCGGGACCGCGACCGCATTATCCACTGCAAGGCATTCCGCCGCCTGAAGCAGAAGACCCAAGTCTTTCTTTCGCCCGAGGGGGACCATTACCGCACCCGGCTGACCCACACGCTGGAGGTCGCGCAAATTGCCCGCACCATCGCCCGCGCCCTGCGGCTGAATGAGGATCTAACCGAGGCCATCGCCCTGGGCCACGACCTGGGCCATACCCCCTTTGGCCACGCGGGGGAGCGCGCGCTGAACCGCCTGTGCCCCGGCGGCTTTACCCACTACCGCCAAAGCCTGCGGGTGGTGGATTTCCTGGAAAAAGACGGCAGGGGCCTCAACCTGACCTGGGAGGTGCGCAACGGCATCGTTACCCACACCACCGGCGCCTGGGCCCGCACGCCTGAGGGCTGCGTGGTGCGCCGCGCGGACCACATTGCCTTTTTGAACCACGACATCGAGGATGCCGTCACCGCCGGTGTGCTGGACCCCCGCCAGCTCCCGCCAGAAGCCGTGGCCGTGCTGGGCACCACCAAGTCCCAGCGTATCACCACGATGATAACGGATTTGATCGAGCACAGCCAGAACGGCCGCATCAACTTTTCGCCCGAAGTCGACGCCGCCTACGCCGTGCTGAAGGACTTCATGTACAGTACGGTCTACGTGGACAAGGAAGCCAAGCGCGAGGAAAAAAAGGTGGACAAGCTCGTGGCCGAGTTATACGAGCGCCTGTGTGAGGAGCCGACCCTGATGCCCAACTTCTACCTGCAGATCGCTTACAACGAGGGTGTCGACCGCGCCGTGACCGATTACATCAGCGGCATGAGCGATGAATTCGCCACCCGGCTTTTTGAGGATCTGTTTGTCCCCCAAAAGTGGACGGTTTTATGA